One region of Juglans regia cultivar Chandler chromosome 4, Walnut 2.0, whole genome shotgun sequence genomic DNA includes:
- the LOC109019849 gene encoding MACPF domain-containing protein CAD1-like isoform X1, with translation MNDPSTMDNSETTTRSATTTTRSFSSDALSTTLCNSIQALGRGFDVTSDIRLLYCKGASGSRLVHLDEDHTRDLVLNDGVVVPNVPVDIECSMGNSGIERRSVCSFHEMAEYFNKKAGVSGRIPLGSFNAMFNFTGSWQIDEAATKSLAMVGYIIPLFEVKLAKSNLCLREEIKRVVPYSWDFASLASFIENFGTHIVTSATIGGRDVVYIRQHQSSPLSTLDVESYLKDIGDQRFLDLKGQASAGPLKYKDKDVTVIFRRRGGDDLEQSHAKWAETVKLAPDVINMTFTPIVSLLEGVPGIKHLARAIELYLEYKPPIEDLQYFLDFQIARAWAPEQNLQRKEPVCPFLQFSLMGPKLYVSQDQVTVGRKPVTGLRLNLEGSKQNRLAIHLQHLVSLPKILQPHWDAHVAIGAPKWQGPEEQDSRWFEPIKWKNFSHVSTAPIQHTDTCIGDLSGVHIVTGAQLGVWEFGPKNVLHLKLLFSNVPGCTIRRSVWDHNPSTLHNSLRSDGSSSSFSSDKKEDNSSQIGKLAKIVDFTEMSKGPQDIPGHWLVTGAKLGVDKGKIVLRIKYSLLNY, from the exons ATGAATGATCCTTCCACTATGGACAACTCAGAAACAACAACAAGATCAGCAACGACAACAACGAGAAGCTTTAGCTCTGATGCTTTGTCCACCACTCTCTGCAACTCAATCCAAGCTCTGGGTCGAGGCTTCGATGTCACCTCAGATATTAGGCTCCTATACTGCAAGGGAGCTTCTGGGTCGAGGCTGGTTCATCTTGATGAGGACCACACCAGGGATCTTGTTCTTAACGATGGCGTTGTGGTGCCAAATGTGCCTGTTGACATTGAGTGCTCCATGGGGAATAGTGGCATAGAGAGAAGATCTGTGTGCAGCTTCCATGAG ATGGcagaatattttaataagaaagcAGGTGTATCAGGACGCATCCCACTGGGGAGTTTTAATGCGATGTTCAATTTCACTGGTTCTTGGCAAATTGATGAAGCAGCTACGAAATCTCTTGCTATGGTCGGATACATCATTCCCCTGTTTGAAGTAAAATTAGCAAAATCAAATTTATGTTTACGTGAAGAAATCAAACGTGTTGTTCCATACTCTTGGGATTTTGCATCTTTGGCAAG ttttattgaaaattttggtacCCATATTGTTACCTCAGCAACAATTGGTGGAAGAGATGTAGTTTATATCAGGCAACACCAGTCCTCTCCTTTGTCCACATTGGATGTTGAGAGCTATTTGAAAGACATTGGGGATCAGAGGTTTCTGGACTTAAAAGGCCAAGCAAGTGCTGGTCCCTTAAAATACAAGGACAAG GATGTCACTGTAATTTTTAGGAGGAGAGGAGGCGATGATCTTGAGCAGAGTCATGCTAAGTGGGCAGAGACTGTGAAATTGGCACCCGATGTGATTAACATGACATTTACACCCATTGTTTCTCTGTTGGAAGGTGTGCCTGGAATAAAGCATTTGGCCCGTGCAATTGAGTTATATCTAGAGT ACAAGCCACCCATTGAAGACTTGCAGTATTTCTTGGATTTTCAAATTGCTCGAGCTTGGGCCCCAGAACAGAATCTACAAAGAAAGGAGCCTGTGTGTCCCTTCCTTCAGTTCAGCTTGATGGGCCCAAAGCTATATGTGAGCCAGGATCAG GTAACAGTCGGTCGGAAGCCAGTGACTGGGCTTAGACTTAACCTAGAAGGGAGCAAACAGAATCGACTTGCTATCCATTTGCAACATTTAGTGTCTCTTCCAAAAATTCTTCAACCCCATTGGGATGCGCACGTGGCCATTGGTGCACCCAAGTGGCAGGGTCCAGAGGAACAAGATAGTCGTTGGTTTGAGCCAATCAAGTGGAAGAACTTCTCCCATGTCAGCACTGCACCCATTCAGCATACTGATACTTGCATTGGAGACCTTTCTGGTGTTCATATTGTCACAGGGGCTCAGCTTGGTGTATGGGAATTTGGCCCCAAGAACGTGTTACACCTCAAACTTCTCTTCTCTAATGTACCGGGATGTACAATAAGGCGGTCTGTTTGGGATCACAACCCTTCCACACTTCATAATTCACTGAGGTCTGATGGCAgttcttcatcattttcaagTGACAAAAAGGAAGATAATTCAAGCCAAATTGGAAAACTGGCAAAAATTGTAGACTTCACAGAAATGTCAAAGGGGCCACAAGATATCCCTGGTCATTGGCTAGTCACAGGGGCAAAACTTGGGGTTGATAAGGGAAAGATTGTATTGCGCATAAAATACTCCTTGCTGAATTACTGA
- the LOC109019849 gene encoding MACPF domain-containing protein CAD1-like isoform X2 yields the protein MEKVIGKQLPLCLSKLMFAGIELSLMAEYFNKKAGVSGRIPLGSFNAMFNFTGSWQIDEAATKSLAMVGYIIPLFEVKLAKSNLCLREEIKRVVPYSWDFASLASFIENFGTHIVTSATIGGRDVVYIRQHQSSPLSTLDVESYLKDIGDQRFLDLKGQASAGPLKYKDKDVTVIFRRRGGDDLEQSHAKWAETVKLAPDVINMTFTPIVSLLEGVPGIKHLARAIELYLEYKPPIEDLQYFLDFQIARAWAPEQNLQRKEPVCPFLQFSLMGPKLYVSQDQVTVGRKPVTGLRLNLEGSKQNRLAIHLQHLVSLPKILQPHWDAHVAIGAPKWQGPEEQDSRWFEPIKWKNFSHVSTAPIQHTDTCIGDLSGVHIVTGAQLGVWEFGPKNVLHLKLLFSNVPGCTIRRSVWDHNPSTLHNSLRSDGSSSSFSSDKKEDNSSQIGKLAKIVDFTEMSKGPQDIPGHWLVTGAKLGVDKGKIVLRIKYSLLNY from the exons ATGGAGAAGGTCATTGGTAAACAGCTTCCCCTCTGTTTGAGCAAGTTGATGTTTGCAGGGATAGAGCTGTCTTTG ATGGcagaatattttaataagaaagcAGGTGTATCAGGACGCATCCCACTGGGGAGTTTTAATGCGATGTTCAATTTCACTGGTTCTTGGCAAATTGATGAAGCAGCTACGAAATCTCTTGCTATGGTCGGATACATCATTCCCCTGTTTGAAGTAAAATTAGCAAAATCAAATTTATGTTTACGTGAAGAAATCAAACGTGTTGTTCCATACTCTTGGGATTTTGCATCTTTGGCAAG ttttattgaaaattttggtacCCATATTGTTACCTCAGCAACAATTGGTGGAAGAGATGTAGTTTATATCAGGCAACACCAGTCCTCTCCTTTGTCCACATTGGATGTTGAGAGCTATTTGAAAGACATTGGGGATCAGAGGTTTCTGGACTTAAAAGGCCAAGCAAGTGCTGGTCCCTTAAAATACAAGGACAAG GATGTCACTGTAATTTTTAGGAGGAGAGGAGGCGATGATCTTGAGCAGAGTCATGCTAAGTGGGCAGAGACTGTGAAATTGGCACCCGATGTGATTAACATGACATTTACACCCATTGTTTCTCTGTTGGAAGGTGTGCCTGGAATAAAGCATTTGGCCCGTGCAATTGAGTTATATCTAGAGT ACAAGCCACCCATTGAAGACTTGCAGTATTTCTTGGATTTTCAAATTGCTCGAGCTTGGGCCCCAGAACAGAATCTACAAAGAAAGGAGCCTGTGTGTCCCTTCCTTCAGTTCAGCTTGATGGGCCCAAAGCTATATGTGAGCCAGGATCAG GTAACAGTCGGTCGGAAGCCAGTGACTGGGCTTAGACTTAACCTAGAAGGGAGCAAACAGAATCGACTTGCTATCCATTTGCAACATTTAGTGTCTCTTCCAAAAATTCTTCAACCCCATTGGGATGCGCACGTGGCCATTGGTGCACCCAAGTGGCAGGGTCCAGAGGAACAAGATAGTCGTTGGTTTGAGCCAATCAAGTGGAAGAACTTCTCCCATGTCAGCACTGCACCCATTCAGCATACTGATACTTGCATTGGAGACCTTTCTGGTGTTCATATTGTCACAGGGGCTCAGCTTGGTGTATGGGAATTTGGCCCCAAGAACGTGTTACACCTCAAACTTCTCTTCTCTAATGTACCGGGATGTACAATAAGGCGGTCTGTTTGGGATCACAACCCTTCCACACTTCATAATTCACTGAGGTCTGATGGCAgttcttcatcattttcaagTGACAAAAAGGAAGATAATTCAAGCCAAATTGGAAAACTGGCAAAAATTGTAGACTTCACAGAAATGTCAAAGGGGCCACAAGATATCCCTGGTCATTGGCTAGTCACAGGGGCAAAACTTGGGGTTGATAAGGGAAAGATTGTATTGCGCATAAAATACTCCTTGCTGAATTACTGA